Within Salvia splendens isolate huo1 chromosome 21, SspV2, whole genome shotgun sequence, the genomic segment GGTGGGAGAGTGCACACTGACTATTCTTTTGGTTTCCCACTTGACTTGGGTGCTTCATGGTAATTGTCTCACTCTTCAACACTACTTTTATTTGTAGCCTTCTTGGAATAACTCACTCAATAAGTGCCTTCAAGAAACGAGCCATTCTGTATATGTTTCGGAAATGCAAGCTTTGCTTATGATTGTAGAATGCCAAAGATGTCAAAAGCTTTGTCAGTTTTTATAATGGACCGTGTTTTAATTGTGTTGTTTGGtgcttcaacaactgaaaacgAGTTAACCCTTTTAGTTTGGTGTTGCTTCTCTCTCCctgtataaaatatatattgattGCTCTAGTAATCCTAATCGTGCTTGCTACCATCTTCCTTCATGTTTCAGGTTACATGGTGTTTGCAAGGAAAATCCGTTGGCCCCTGTTATAGGACGACTGGGTTTGCCACTTTATCGTACTAGTGGGGATAACTCTGTTTTGTATGATCATGATCTCGAGAGGTAAATTTGCAGCTTCAAAAGAATTTGTTTTCTTATTGTTTGTTTTTGCATGTGTTATATATATTGGCTTCAAAAGTATTGCTTTGATtcagataaattaaaaaaaaaatccaccTATTACTATCTAATATCTTCTCATTTTCAGTTATGCACTTTTTGATATGGATGGGGAGCAAATTTCCGCGGATCTTGTGTCGAAAGTTGGTGAAACATTTGAGAGCATCTTGAAAGAGGTGTGTCTTATTTCTTAGTACATGATAATTGCTAGAGATTTATTTGGACACCTCATTAGCCTATTATATTTCTAATTGTTTCTCAAATTAATTTTCTGTAGACGGAACTCATAAGACAGGAATTCAGTGAGGACATGTCCATAAAGCGCGCCATCTCAATTGCTTTCGACAGGAGACCAGATTTAAGGTTGTATAGATGCAGCAACATCCATCCTACACTTCATATAAAGATACTGTATTAACGCCCCTCTAACGAAGATGCAACTCCTCTGTATTTCAGGTTGGAGGGGCTTGGTAATAAAGTTTTGCAGTGGTACCTATGCAGAATGGAAGGCTGGTTTTCTGCAGATTCTGATACCATATCACTTAGAAGCTGGGATCAGGTTATTTCCTTTTACTGTGGCTTTTCTAGTGAAAAATCTGTTTATTAGTGACGAAGCTAGCTCTATCCTCGTATGATTTTCATGGTTGGTAATATTTGCATTTATAGGAAGTGTTACTCCCCGGTGGCCACGGGCTAATGGTGAGAGGATATCGTCCTGTTATCAATACTCTTGCCAAAGGTCTCGACATTCGCTTGGGCCACAGGTAACATGTTTCCTTAATGGACTAGACTAACCCTTCTTGTGAAGAATACTGATTTCAACCTTTCTTGATGTGAACCTTTTAGAGTGATCAAAGTCGTGAGGCGTTACAACGGAGTAAAGGTGACTGTAGAAGATGGGAGGACCTTTGTAGCAGATGCTGCCGTTGTCACTGTTCCTCTTGGTGTTCTGAAATCGAATTGCATCAGTTTTGAGCCGAGACTACCTGAATGGAAGGAAGCAGCCATCAACGACCTAGGAATCGGGATCGAGAACAAGATCATCTTGCACTTCGAAAAGGTGTTTTGGCCTAATGTAGAGTTCTTGGGCGTTGTTGCTGAGACCTCATACGAGTGCAGTTATTTTCTCAATCTGCACAAGGCCACGGGCCGTGCAGTGCTTGTTTACATGCCCGCAGGCCAGCTTGCCCGTGAGATTGAGAAAATGTCCGACGAGGAAGCTGCAAAGTTTGCCTTCGCACAACTCCAGAGGATCCTTCCAAATGCTGATGCGCCGGTTAGTCATATCTCGTGCACATGgttctttgttttcttttcacCGTGTAATGCTCGTGTTTCGTATGTTTGGCTGTAGACGTCATAAATTCTTTACACGATGTTACTTGTGTGATCTCGCAGATACAGTACCTTGTTTCTCATTGGGGATCTGACAGGAACACGCTGGGATCCTACAGCTACGACAGAGTCGGGAAATCCCACGAGCTCTACGAGCGGCTGAGGATCCCTGTCGACAACCTATTCTTCGCTGGTGAAGCAACGAGTATA encodes:
- the LOC121785220 gene encoding polyamine oxidase 2-like; translation: MESRSNSRGQPQRAVCYSNSWRKTMASPSVIVIGSGFAGIAAARALHDAECEVVVLESRDRIGGRVHTDYSFGFPLDLGASWLHGVCKENPLAPVIGRLGLPLYRTSGDNSVLYDHDLESYALFDMDGEQISADLVSKVGETFESILKETELIRQEFSEDMSIKRAISIAFDRRPDLRLEGLGNKVLQWYLCRMEGWFSADSDTISLRSWDQEVLLPGGHGLMVRGYRPVINTLAKGLDIRLGHRVIKVVRRYNGVKVTVEDGRTFVADAAVVTVPLGVLKSNCISFEPRLPEWKEAAINDLGIGIENKIILHFEKVFWPNVEFLGVVAETSYECSYFLNLHKATGRAVLVYMPAGQLAREIEKMSDEEAAKFAFAQLQRILPNADAPIQYLVSHWGSDRNTLGSYSYDRVGKSHELYERLRIPVDNLFFAGEATSIDYPGSVHGAYATGLMAAEDCRMRVLERYGMLDLFQPVMGEDSPVSVPLLISRM